A single region of the Lycium barbarum isolate Lr01 chromosome 2, ASM1917538v2, whole genome shotgun sequence genome encodes:
- the LOC132625900 gene encoding pentatricopeptide repeat-containing protein At3g49730-like — protein sequence MCLLMAKPSTISTKIHPHFTNLQMLKPITLLGSSVSFRAAYSLHILPENSSISSKGKSFLHSQSTLLNSSAFLNKHFNNHDEFLVYVEKVHKISRKFYYRVPNSSVSSKFKSFLHSQTTLLSSSQNNEFIADIEKVHKISRKIHYSVPNTLVSSKFKSFLHSQTTLLNSPQNDEFSAKVYRISRKFHSSSLKGKSFLHFKTTFLKSPQNDEFSATVYGISRKFHSFCSKGKSFSHSQTTPLRSPQNDEFSGDVEKVYRILRKFHSRVPKLELALLESGVVARSGLTERVLNRCGDAGNLGFRFFVWASKQPGYRHSYDVYKAMVKILGKMRQFGTVWALVEEMRKENPQFLTPEVFIVLMRRFASARMVKKAIEVLDEMPKYGVEPDEYVFGCLLDALCKNGSVKEAAKLFDEMRFSRFSPTIKHFTSLLYGWCKEGKLTEAKVVLVKMREAGFEPDIVVYNNLLNGYAVARKMADAFDLLMEMRRKGCNPNGTSYTIVIQALCLQDKMEEAMRVYLDMERSGCEADVVTYTTLISGFCKWGKIEKGYELLDTMLQKGFNPNQTTYLPIMLAHEKKEELEECLELVKEMEKIGIPPDLNIYNIAIRLACKLGEVDEGVRVWNQIEANGISPGIDTFIIMINGFVEQGRLVEACDHFKEMIGRGLFCAPQYGTLKDLLNTLLRAEKLELSKDVWSCITTKGCELNVSAWTIWIHALFSNGHVKEACSHCLDMMDAGLMPQPDTFAKLMRGLRKLYNRQIAAEITERVRKMAEERNMTFKMYKRRGERDLNEKAKEKLDGRKRRARRRRWGSHHSQAKTL from the coding sequence ATGTGTCTACTCATGGCAAAACCCTCAACAATTTCAACCAAAATACACCCTCACTTCACAAATCTCCAAATGTTAAAACCTATCACTCTTTTGGGTTCATCAGTGAGCTTCCGTGCAGCTTATTCACTGCATATCCTACCGGAAAATTCCTCAATCTCTTCAAAGGGTAAATCTTTTTTACATTCCCAATCTACCCTTTTAAATTCTTCTGCTTTTTTAAACAAACACTTCAACAATCATGATGAATTTTTAGTTTATGTAGagaaagttcataaaatttcaagaaaattttaCTATAGGGTTCCAAACAGCTCAGTTTCTTCAAAGTTTAAATCTTTTTTACATTCCCAAACTACCCTTTTAAGTTCTTCTCAAAATAATGAATTTATAGCTGATATAgaaaaagttcataaaatttcaagaaaaattcaCTATAGTGTTCCAAACACCTTAGTTTCTTCAAAGTTTAAATCTTTTTTGCATTCCCAAACTACCCTTTTAAATTCTCCTCAAAATGATGAATTTTCAGCTAAAGTTTAtagaatttcaagaaaatttcACTCTAGTTCTTTAAAGGGTAAATCTTTTTTACATTTCAAAACTACCTTTTTAAAGTCTCCTCAAAATGATGAATTTTCAGCTACAGTttatggaatttcaagaaaatttcACTCATTTTGTTCAAAGGGTAAATCTTTTTCACATTCCCAAACTACCCCTTTAAGGTCCCCTCAAAATGATGAATTTTCAGGTGATGTAGAGAAAGTTTATAGAATATTAAGAAAATTTCACTCAAGGGTTCCAAAACTTGAACTTGCTTTGTTAGAATCTGGTGTTGTAGCACGTTCAGGATTAACCGAACGCGTATTAAATCGTTGTGGTGATGCTGGGAATTTAGGGTTTAGATTCTTTGTATGGGCATCAAAGCAACCTGGTTATAGGCATAGTTATGATGTGTATAAAGCAATGGTGAAAATATTAGGGAAAATGAGACAGTTTGGTACTGTATGGGCACTTGTTGAAGAAATGAGGAAAGAAAATCCTCAGTTTTTAACACCAGAAGTGTTTATTGTTTTAATGAGGAGATTCGCCTCAGCGAGAATGGTGAAGAAAGCGATTGAAGTGTTAGATGAAATGCCTAAATATGGTGTTGAGCCGGATGAGTATGTTTTCGGGTGTTTGTTGGATGCTTTGTGTAAAAATGGTAGCGTAAAAGAGGCGGCTAAGTTGTTCGATGAAATGAGGTTTAGTAGGTTTAGTCCTACGATAAAGCATTTTACGTCGTTGTTGTATGGTTGGTGTAAAGAAGGGAAGCTTACGGAAGCGAAAGTCGTGTTGGTGAAAATGAGGGAGGCGGGTTTTGAGCCTGACATTGTGGTTTATAATAATTTGCTTAATGGTTATGCTGTAGCTAGGAAAATGGCGGATGCGTTTGATCTTTTGATGGAGATGAGAAGAAAAGGTTGCAACCCAAATGGAACTTCGTATACGATAGTAATTCAGGCGCTTTGTTTGCAGGATAAGATGGAGGAAGCTATGCGGGTATACTTAGATATGGAGAGAAGTGGATGTGAAGCTGATGTTGTAACATATACTACTTTGATAAGTGGATTTTGTAAGTGGGGAAAGATTGAAAAAGGTTATGAACTTCTCGATACTATGCTGCAGAAAGGGTTTAACCCGAATCAAACTACTTATTTGCCTATAATGTTGGCACATGAGAAGAAGGAAGAGTTAGAAGAGTGTTTGGAACTTGTGAAGGAAATGGAAAAGATTGGTATACCTCCCGACCTTAACATCTATAATATAGCAATTCGTTTAGCTTGTAAATTAGGGGAAGTTGATGAAGGTGTTCGAGTATGGAACCAAATAGAAGCAAATGGGATTAGTCCGGGGATTGACACGTTTATCATTATGATTAATGGTTTTGTTGAGCAAGGGCGTCTAGTAGAAGCTTGTGATCACTTTAAAGAAATGATCGGGAGAGGTCTTTTTTGTGCTCCTCAATATGGTACTCTGAAGGACCTATTGAATACTTTGTTACGAGCGGAAAAACTCGAACTAAGTAAAGATGTGTGGAGTTGCATAACGACCAAAGGGTGTGAGCTTAATGTGTCTGCATGGACTATTTGGATTCATGCATTGTTTTCAAATGGACACGTGAAAGAGGCTTGTTCGCATTGTTTAGATATGATGGATGCGGGTTTGATGCCTCAGCCAGACACATTTGCCAAGCTTATGAGGGGTCTAAGGAAGCTTTATAATAGACAGATTGCTGCAGAGATTACAGAAAGGGTGCGGAAGATGGCTGAAGAGAGAAATATGACTTTCAAGATGTACAAGAGACGTGGTGAAAGAGACTTGAATGAAAAAGCTAAGGAAAAACTGGATGGGAGAAAGAGGAGAGCTCGGCGACGTCGTTGGGGTAGCCATCATAGTCAGGCTAAGACGTTGTGA